One region of Demequina sp. TMPB413 genomic DNA includes:
- a CDS encoding ferrochelatase has protein sequence MTETLPPLAAAQRTVAPAAYDCILLAGFGGPEGQEQVIPYLRNVTRGRGVPDERLEEVSHHYRHFGGVSPINQQNRDLKVALEGEIAKRGLGLPVYWGNRFWEPYFTDALKELHADGHRRVLVLVTTAFSSYSGCRAYREDLAAALAEAGLEGELVLDKVRQYFDHPGFVNPNIDAVRNGLRALATDGKGANPHVMFATHSIPSAAADSSGPRESLPDGTPVPVGGGEEWNAGGGWYATQQRAVATLVMDAIADEFPGVDWSLVYQSRSGDPRVPWLEPDINLAIDALPADVTGLVISPLGFVSDHMEVAWDLDNEAMETCEARGLTAVRVPTVGVDQRFVEGLIDLVQERHVVGEGQPLTREALTPLGPWQDVCPTDCCVGRASKPTIASAS, from the coding sequence ATGACCGAGACCTTGCCGCCGCTCGCCGCGGCACAGCGCACGGTCGCCCCGGCGGCGTACGACTGCATCCTGCTCGCCGGATTCGGGGGCCCAGAGGGTCAAGAGCAAGTGATTCCCTACCTGCGCAACGTGACGCGCGGGCGCGGGGTGCCTGACGAGCGCCTCGAAGAGGTCTCGCACCACTATCGGCATTTTGGCGGCGTGAGCCCCATCAACCAGCAAAACAGGGACCTCAAGGTCGCACTCGAGGGGGAGATAGCCAAGCGCGGTCTCGGCTTGCCCGTCTATTGGGGCAATCGCTTCTGGGAGCCGTACTTCACCGACGCACTCAAGGAACTCCACGCCGACGGGCACAGGCGGGTTCTCGTGCTGGTGACCACCGCGTTCTCGAGCTACTCCGGTTGCCGCGCCTACCGGGAGGATCTGGCCGCTGCCCTGGCAGAGGCGGGGCTCGAGGGCGAACTCGTGCTCGACAAGGTGCGCCAGTACTTCGACCACCCCGGCTTTGTGAACCCCAATATCGACGCGGTGCGAAACGGCCTACGGGCGCTTGCGACTGACGGCAAGGGCGCGAACCCGCACGTCATGTTCGCCACCCACTCGATCCCGTCGGCCGCAGCCGACTCGTCCGGTCCCAGGGAGTCGTTGCCGGACGGTACTCCCGTGCCGGTTGGTGGCGGCGAAGAATGGAACGCTGGCGGCGGTTGGTACGCCACGCAGCAGCGCGCGGTCGCGACGCTCGTCATGGATGCGATCGCGGATGAGTTCCCTGGAGTTGATTGGTCCCTCGTGTACCAGTCGCGCTCCGGCGATCCACGGGTGCCGTGGCTGGAGCCCGACATCAATCTCGCGATCGACGCCCTACCGGCCGACGTTACTGGGCTGGTGATCTCCCCGCTTGGCTTTGTCAGCGACCACATGGAGGTCGCATGGGACCTGGACAACGAGGCGATGGAGACGTGCGAAGCGCGCGGGCTCACGGCCGTTCGCGTGCCCACCGTTGGCGTTGACCAGCGCTTTGTGGAGGGCCTGATCGACTTGGTTCAGGAGCGCCACGTCGTCGGCGAGGGGCAACCCCTCACCCGTGAGGCGCTCACCCCGCTTGGCCCGTGGCAAGACGTGTGTCCCACCGATTGCTGCGTCGGCCGGGCGTCCAAGCCCACCATCGCGTCGGCGTCTTAA
- the hemQ gene encoding hydrogen peroxide-dependent heme synthase — translation MTDQPEGFTLFSVLDGFLDAPDEELAEIVEQADAAIADLADHDVTLRGMYDVSGLRADGAIMLWLHGPRLEDLQLALRDLRATSLLADTTLTWSAAGVHRAAEFNRAHVPGFLRGERARDWLTVYPFVRSYEWYLLPEDERSQMLREHGVAGAKFTGVIANTVAAFALGDYEWLLPMEADDVTELVDMMRDLRYTQARLHVRHELPFYTGKRVTTAEAVEVLAA, via the coding sequence ATGACTGATCAGCCAGAGGGCTTCACCCTGTTCTCCGTCCTTGACGGCTTCCTTGACGCACCAGACGAAGAACTCGCGGAGATCGTCGAGCAAGCCGACGCCGCGATCGCCGATCTGGCCGATCACGACGTGACGCTGCGAGGAATGTACGACGTCTCGGGACTGCGTGCTGATGGCGCCATCATGCTGTGGCTCCACGGCCCGCGGCTGGAGGACCTGCAGTTGGCGTTGCGAGACTTGCGGGCGACCTCGCTGTTGGCGGACACGACGCTGACGTGGTCAGCGGCAGGGGTCCACAGGGCGGCGGAGTTCAACCGCGCGCACGTGCCTGGCTTCTTGCGAGGGGAACGCGCTCGCGACTGGCTCACGGTCTATCCCTTTGTGCGGTCTTACGAGTGGTACCTGCTGCCAGAGGACGAGCGCTCCCAGATGCTGCGCGAGCACGGCGTCGCTGGTGCCAAGTTCACGGGCGTCATCGCCAACACGGTGGCAGCCTTCGCCCTGGGCGACTACGAGTGGCTGCTGCCCATGGAAGCCGACGACGTCACCGAACTGGTGGACATGATGCGTGACCTGCGGTACACACAGGCCCGACTGCACGTGCGTCACGAGTTGCCCTTCTACACGGGCAAGCGCGTCACCACGGCCGAAGCGGTGGAGGTGTTGGCGGCATGA